In Triticum urartu cultivar G1812 chromosome 6, Tu2.1, whole genome shotgun sequence, the following proteins share a genomic window:
- the LOC125513199 gene encoding protein CYPRO4-like, which yields MGGSHSREDHDLSDSDDDDTSSRASDASSDFSTPPPASASASRAARAATPASVVDDIDHHLRNLHLKYSEPISPNPSPAPNPGASASASAVNAVKLYLHIGGSTAAARWVNSERLAAVSFVRSGEGASDPDEDDEPTGPWFLVVGSKIRAKVGPELQLKTFPLQRRVDFVADGVWALKFLHADGYGHFNAKYQSCLFENSYGVEATDEGRAKVFGKEFAAWARPECGDESIWEDASDAFSPGPKGSPMPARSPMLRPLMEDFREFEEPVEEGDGNIQSLALGALDNSFLVGDSGIHVVKNFEHGIHGKGVSVKISGGGTNFTTPKKALLMRAETNMLLMSPATDGKPHAKGVHQLDIETGKVVSQWKFGKDGADINMRDITNDSKGAQMDASESTFLGLDDNRLCRWDMRDRHGIVQNLASSMESPVLEWTQGHQFSRGTNFQCFASTGDGSIVVGSLDGKIRLYSKSSMRMAKTAFPGLGSPITHVDVTYDGKWILGTTDTYLVLICTIFIDKDGKEKTGFGGRMGNRIAAPRLLKLSPLHSHLAGDNSKFREGRFSWVTDNGKQERHLVTTVGRYSVVWNFLQVKNSHHECYKNQEGLKSCYCYKVIPKDESIVASRFMHEKYDVSDCPEAPLVVATPMKVTSFSVSSQR from the exons ATGGGGGGCTCGCACAGCCGGGAGGACCACGACCTCTCCGACTCCGACGACGACGACACCTCCTCCCGCGCCTCCGACGCCTCCTCCGACTTCTCCACCCCTCcccccgcctccgcctccgcctccagagcCGCCAGAGCGGCGACCCCGGCCTCCGTCGTCGACGACATCGACCACCACCTCCGCAACCTCCACCTCAAGTACTCCGAGCCCATCTCCCCGAACCCTAGCCCCGCCCCCAACCCCGGCGCCTCCGCCTCCGCTTCCGCCGTCAATGCGGTCAAGCTGTACCTCCACATAGGCGGCTCCACGGCCGCCGCCCGCTGGGTGAACTCCGAGCGCCTCGCCGCCGTGTCCTTCGTCCGCTCAGGCGAGGGCGCCTCCGACCCCGACGAGGACGACGAGCCCACCGGGCCGTGGTTCCTCGTCGTGGGCTCCAAGATCCGGGCCAAGGTCGGGCCCGAGCTGCAGCTCAAGACCTTCCCCTTGCAGCGGCGCGTCGACTTCGTGGCCGACGGCGTCTGGGCGCTCAAGTTCCTGCACGCCGACGGCTACGGCCACTTCAACGCCAAGTACCAGAGCTGCCTGTTCGAGAACAGCTACGGCGTCGAGGCCACCGACGAGGGCCGCGCCAAGGTGTTTGGGAAGGAGTTTGCTGCGTGGGCGCGCCCAGAGTGTGGCGATGAGTCCATCTGGGAGGACGCCAGTGATGCTTTCTCGCCAGGCCCCAAGGGCAGCCCGATGCCTGCACGGAGCCCGATGTTGAGACCTCTGATGGAGGATTTCAGGGAATTTGAGGAGCCTGTGGAGGAGGGTGATGGTAACATACAGAGCCTTGCGCTGGGCGCTCTTGACAACAGCTTCCTTGTTGGTGATTCAGGCATTCACGTGGTCAAGAACTTTGAGCACGGCATACACGGGAAGGGTGTCTCTGTGAAGATCTCTGGAGGGGGAACAAACTTCACCACACCAAAGAAAGCACTTCTGATGCGTGCTGAGACTAACATGCTCCTGATGAGCCCAGCAACTGATGGGAAGCCACATGCCAAGGGGGTGCATCAGCTTGACATTGAGACAGGGAAGGTGGTCTCACAATGGAAGTTCGGGAAGGATGGAGCTGACATTAACATGAGGGATATCACTAATGATAGCAAGGGCGCACAGATGGATGCGTCTGAATCCACATTCCTGGGACTAGATGACAACCGGTTGTGCCGGTGGGATATGAGGGATAGACATGGAATAGTGCAGAACTTGGCTAGTTCAATGGAGTCCCCAGTGTTGGAATGGACCCAGGGGCATCAGTTCTCCAGGGGAACAAACTTCCAGTGCTTTGCATCAACTGGTGATGGGTCCATCGTGGTAGGCTCGTTGGATGGGAAAATTCGGTTGTACTCAAAGAGCTCTATGAGGATGGCGAAGACGGCCTTCCCAGGGCTGGGTTCACCAATTACTCACGTGGATGTGACGTACGATGGGAAGTGGATACTGGGAACCACTGATACCTATCTGGTACTCATATGCACCATTTTCATTGACAAGGATGGGAAGGAGAAGACAGGATTTGGTGGAAGAATGGGGAACCGAATTGCTGCACCAAGACTGCTCAAGCTCAGCCCACTCCACTCTCATCTTGCAGGGGACAACAGCAAGTTTCGTGAGGGCAGGTTTTCATGG GTCACGGATAACGGCAAGCAGGAGAGGCATCTCGTGACGACCGTGGGGAGGTACAGCGTGGTGTGGAACTTCCTCCAGGTGAAGAACAGCCACCATGAGTGCTACAAGAACCAGGAGGGGCTCAAGAGTTGCTACTGCTACAAAGTGATCCCCAAGGACGAGTCCATCGTGGCCAGTCGATTCATGCACGAGAAGTACGACGTGAGCGACTGCCCCGAGGCACCTCTGGTCGTCGCGACCCCCATGAAGGTCACCTCCTTCAGCGTGTCTAGCCAGCGCTAG
- the LOC125513197 gene encoding protein transport protein Sec61 subunit gamma-like: MDAVDSVVDPLREFAKDSVRLVKRCHKPDRKEFTKVAIRTAIGFVVMGFVGFFVKLIFIPINNIIVGSG; encoded by the exons ATGGACGCCGTGGACTCCGTGGTCGACCCGCTCCGGGAGTTCGCCAAGGACAGCGTCCGCCTCGTCAAGCGCTGCCACAAGCCCGACCGAAAGG AGTTCACCAAGGTGGCCATTCGGACGGCCATCGGGTTCGTCGTCATGGGCTTCGTCGGGTTCTTCGTCAAGCTCATCTTCATCCCCATCAACAACATCATCGTCGGGTCCGGCTGA